DNA sequence from the bacterium genome:
TACTTTTATTTTTGTTGCCGATATGTCCTTACCGTCAGATGTCAAGTCGACAACTATGGCTTTCACATCCTTTTCCTTTTTTCGCAGTTCTTCTACAAGATTATCAATATTATATCTATATTCCTGAGCAATTTCATCTTTCGACTTCCAGAGTTCCTCTAATATTTCATTCTTCATCTATCTCACCTCCAATTAGTTCTTGGGGAGTACATATTTCAGGATAGTTGTATCCATTCGCTATAATTACTGAGCGAACCAGAGGTTTTGTTTCTGCATTATCAATATGGCGGCAGTTCCATGTCAGAAGGTAATCAATGTTGTGAACCGTAGAAAGTGCAATATGCAATGCATCGTCAGTAGCTTTCGTAGGTAGAGCACCTTCGGAAATCAGTTTCTTCGAAAGTTCTACCGCAGAATCTGTCAGTTTCAATAGAGGAATGCCTTCAATTGCTTTCAATCTCCGCTGTGATAGTTCTGGATCTCCTCGTCCAGCTTCTTCAATTACAAGTTCAGAAACAAATACTTCAAATATCTTTCGTCTCTTCTCCCACCATTCTACTGTCAAACTTTGCCAGGCTGCTGCGAAAAGATTTCGAGATGGCCTTCCTGTGAGATAACTTACAATTGAAGTCTCAATGTAGACCTTCTTTCTCATTTGATTTACCTTTCTCCAATTTCATTAATTTATGCCTAACGACATGATTTAGTCTCGCCCGATTGTACGAAAAACGCCCGTCCATCACAACACCGCACAGACGAATGACACTACAAAAAGAGGCGCGTGAGGCGTCGGCTGAAAGCGAATGTTAGACCACCTCCTTAGAAATTTTGAAAATTGAGATACCTGAATAAGGTCAATGGTTTCTCGTACCCCTTAAAATAAACGTAACCGTTCAGCCACAAAGCCACTAAGCCACGAAGAGAATGATAGAATAGCACACGGGCGTGTAAGTTTTTGCTCCGATTGTCCAAACGAGATAGCGCTTGGACCAGCTTGGAATGGATCTCCTCGCTCAATTCTTGTTGAGACGCTTTTGAGAATCGCTGTTACCTGGGTACAGACAAGATATAGAAACACCGCCAGAAAAAACCGGCCAAACTAAACTTTGTAGAAATGGAATCCATTCGCTCATAACATCCTCCGTATTTGTTTAATTTTTCAACGATCCGTGAAAAAGCCAAGGTGAGTCCAGATATCGGCGTTCCAGTTTCTGAAATAGCGCGGGCGCGTTTCTTCTTGGAGCGAGTTTTGCACAATACCCGTAATTAAAGGTTTTGTCTGCCTTCTACGGCAAAAACAATCTGAATATAAATTTAAGAATAGGTGTTGGCCATTTTCATTCTACAAACAGAACGCCTCTACGAGGCTGAATTTTGTTACATTTCCTTTATTCTACTACAAACAGAGTGCCTCTACGAGGCTAATCTCTTTATTTAATTTCGTGAAGCCCTATATTTAACAATGTTCCGAAAAATGGCTAAAAATATGAGATTCAGTCCTTACAAAACACAAGATATAGAGAGATTCGTATAAATTAACCCCTATATATTGTGGCTGAACGGTTACAATCGCAGAATACTTTAGCCTTTCCACGGATCGTTGTTATATATACTATATTACACCAAAAACAAGAAGTCAAGCGTTTTTTCCATCTGTTACGGAATCAGGATATACCACATCAGAACGGAATAATAACCCTTATGTACGGTTTAGCTGAGCGGCGGTTGTATCCGCCCGTCAGGGCGGGACGGCACGCCGTTTTATGCCTATTAAATCCTCATTAATTTAAATTCATTCTAATGCTCTGTCACGCTTGAAATTGTTGGTAACGCCTCTTTGCCCCTCATCTTAATCCTCTCCCCTCAGGGGAGAGGATTAATCGGTAATTCTTTTTCTTTTTCCCCTTCCGCCGGTTCCAAATGTGCAGTTACCTTTTGAGCGACACAGATAAGGGAAAGACCCCAGGGCAGATTGGTATATTTAAGTATCCGGCCTTCCAGGCCAAAGATAATGGCCAGGGTTTGATTTAGGATCTGGGGTAGTTCAAGGTAAGTTGTTTCAGGATGGTCGTGCCTGGACTTGAACCTTGATTGCAGGAAGCGAATAAGCACGATCGGCAAATAAAGAAAGGCGTTATAATAACTGAGCAGGAGAATTTTAAAACCTGCCTCCTCTATCTTTTTTCTTAAATCCGATTTAGTGTATCTTCTTTTATGTTCGAGGGCCTCATCGTGCTCACTCCAAAGAGAGGGGTGAGCCGGCACAGTGATCAGAACCCTGCCGCCGGGGACACAAACCCTGTGAAATTCAGATAAAGCCATCCGGTCATTGGCTAAGTGTTCTAATAAATCTAAAGCCAGGATGATATCAAACTGATCGGACTTAATGCCCTGGGACTCGGCGATCATCCGGCTCAATCTGCTCAACCCCCGACTTTGACAGAATTGAAGGGCCGCCGGGCTGTAATCTATGCCGACGGCTCGACCTAATTGGTTCAATATCCTGAGGTTAGCCCCTGTGCCACAGCCGACATCAAGTATCCGCGGCGGGCTTTGGGGAAGTGGGTAACCCTTGAGGATATAAGAAACAATCCTTCGCTTCCCAATGAACCACCAATAATTTTCTTCCAGTTCAAACATCCGCTGATATTCTTCTATTTTCATTTCACTTCCCCTGTATCTATTAACGGTATTGTCAAAATTTTTCGACCTGTGAAATAGGTTTATACAAATATCCCCCAATTAGGGTAAGAAAGAGAATAACTACTCAGGGTGATAGGCTAAAGGCTGAAGGCTAAAGGCTATTGAACTTCAGCCTTCAGCCTTCAGCCTTCAGCCTTTATTATGTTACAGTTATTAGCAAATGTCAAGTTTTTTCGTAACCGTTCAGCCACCAAGGCACGAAGACACGAAGGGGAAATTAAAGTATGTGTCTTAGA
Encoded proteins:
- a CDS encoding methyltransferase domain-containing protein, with product MKIEEYQRMFELEENYWWFIGKRRIVSYILKGYPLPQSPPRILDVGCGTGANLRILNQLGRAVGIDYSPAALQFCQSRGLSRLSRMIAESQGIKSDQFDIILALDLLEHLANDRMALSEFHRVCVPGGRVLITVPAHPSLWSEHDEALEHKRRYTKSDLRKKIEEAGFKILLLSYYNAFLYLPIVLIRFLQSRFKSRHDHPETTYLELPQILNQTLAIIFGLEGRILKYTNLPWGLSLICVAQKVTAHLEPAEGEKEKELPINPLP
- a CDS encoding type II toxin-antitoxin system VapC family toxin, with amino-acid sequence MRKKVYIETSIVSYLTGRPSRNLFAAAWQSLTVEWWEKRRKIFEVFVSELVIEEAGRGDPELSQRRLKAIEGIPLLKLTDSAVELSKKLISEGALPTKATDDALHIALSTVHNIDYLLTWNCRHIDNAETKPLVRSVIIANGYNYPEICTPQELIGGEIDEE